In Calothrix sp. PCC 7507, one DNA window encodes the following:
- a CDS encoding VWA domain-containing protein, with the protein MKTAERDLRLEMLNSLLTTPHRKLEQVAEIHQLIIELDPIFYGHLAVWYQRHGDVRDHKEVFVAHLLTSNLTEHRDAGFMMLQEFPPYQVARVVDFMKQQQNKLPRSARTAVRRYLKVRESNPALFDRAALRGRKAMKHLYASLHIKPNERANAILFRDTPPEGSLANVLKQVAKAENAAEQARLIVEFKIPYTIAIGAIKQLTPVVLVALINSMTPQEAINNLKSLQTRGAMDHPQVKKLIDSKLEAASKSTRVSAFKAQIATDAGDFDADTVAQLEKVTNEQVKRRGAIARPTALLVDKSGSMENAIAIGKQLAALISGITKAELFVYAFDTIPYAVTAKGKELTDWERAFQHINAGGGTSIGCALEAMRKKKQVVDQIIVVTDEGENAAPYFGEVYKNYCRELAIMPNVVIVRVGTHYNWVETQLKQQQAPVDTFTFAGDYYSLPNIVPLLTRPSRLDLLMEILDMPLPVRDDK; encoded by the coding sequence ATGAAAACCGCAGAACGTGACCTGCGCCTGGAAATGCTCAACAGTTTGCTGACAACTCCTCACCGCAAGCTTGAGCAAGTTGCAGAAATTCATCAGTTAATTATTGAACTCGATCCCATCTTCTATGGACACCTGGCAGTCTGGTATCAGCGTCATGGTGATGTCCGCGACCACAAAGAGGTGTTTGTTGCTCATTTGCTAACCAGCAATTTAACTGAACACCGAGATGCTGGATTTATGATGCTGCAAGAGTTTCCTCCCTATCAGGTAGCTCGTGTAGTGGACTTTATGAAGCAGCAGCAGAATAAACTGCCTCGTTCGGCTCGGACTGCGGTACGGCGTTATCTAAAGGTACGAGAAAGCAATCCGGCTCTGTTCGATCGCGCTGCGCTGAGAGGTCGTAAGGCAATGAAGCACTTATATGCTTCACTGCACATCAAGCCAAATGAGCGGGCAAATGCGATTCTATTCCGCGATACTCCTCCAGAGGGTTCCTTAGCAAATGTGCTGAAGCAGGTTGCTAAGGCAGAAAATGCCGCAGAACAGGCACGGCTGATTGTGGAGTTCAAAATTCCCTACACGATCGCAATTGGTGCGATCAAGCAACTCACACCTGTTGTATTGGTGGCGTTAATCAACAGCATGACTCCTCAAGAGGCGATCAATAACCTCAAGTCTCTCCAGACTAGAGGTGCAATGGATCACCCACAAGTCAAGAAGCTGATTGATTCTAAGCTAGAAGCAGCGTCTAAAAGTACGCGTGTCTCAGCATTCAAAGCACAAATTGCCACAGATGCAGGAGATTTTGACGCAGACACCGTTGCCCAATTGGAAAAGGTGACAAACGAACAGGTGAAACGGCGTGGTGCGATCGCTCGTCCAACTGCTTTATTGGTGGACAAGTCTGGTTCAATGGAAAATGCGATCGCGATCGGTAAGCAACTCGCTGCCCTAATCTCTGGTATCACTAAGGCAGAACTGTTTGTCTACGCTTTTGATACCATTCCTTACGCTGTTACAGCAAAGGGCAAGGAGTTGACCGACTGGGAGCGTGCCTTCCAGCACATCAATGCAGGCGGTGGTACTAGCATCGGCTGTGCATTGGAAGCAATGCGGAAGAAGAAGCAGGTAGTTGACCAAATCATCGTGGTGACGGATGAGGGCGAAAATGCGGCTCCTTACTTCGGTGAAGTCTACAAGAACTACTGCCGGGAGTTGGCGATAATGCCCAATGTGGTGATTGTCCGCGTAGGTACTCATTACAACTGGGTGGAGACTCAACTGAAACAGCAGCAAGCACCTGTAGATACGTTCACTTTCGCGGGTGACTACTACAGCTTGCCGAACATTGTCCCACTCCTGACGCGCCCCTCTCGTTTGGATTTGCTGATGGAGATTTTGGATATGCCGTTGCCTGTGCGAGATGATAAGTAA
- a CDS encoding ThiF family adenylyltransferase, translating to MSIFFHEQLYRTNAVMTKLKNYPVTICGAGALGANIAENLARSGFDKLTVIDRDRIEERNLSTQPYYRSDVGAFKAKILANNLYRAIGTKVDAKTKELTSANTNQLLQDSQLIVDVFDNSLARQTVKDYADQKSIPCLHVGLAADYAEVIWNDVYRVPSEVNDDVCDYPLTRNLVMLTVAVACEAIISFIATAQQRNFSITQKDLTVQSLFL from the coding sequence ATGAGTATCTTTTTTCACGAACAGCTTTACCGCACTAATGCTGTGATGACAAAGTTGAAAAACTATCCTGTAACAATTTGTGGCGCTGGAGCATTAGGCGCTAATATTGCGGAAAACTTAGCTCGGTCTGGTTTTGATAAACTGACAGTGATAGATCGCGATCGCATTGAGGAGCGCAATCTTTCAACTCAGCCTTACTACCGTTCCGATGTGGGAGCGTTCAAGGCGAAAATTTTGGCGAACAATTTATATCGAGCAATTGGTACTAAAGTTGATGCTAAAACAAAGGAGTTGACATCAGCAAATACAAATCAATTACTCCAAGACAGCCAGCTAATTGTTGATGTCTTTGACAATAGCTTGGCACGTCAAACAGTGAAAGATTATGCTGATCAAAAAAGCATTCCTTGTCTTCATGTGGGGCTAGCAGCCGATTATGCAGAAGTGATTTGGAATGACGTTTATCGCGTTCCTTCCGAGGTTAATGATGATGTCTGTGATTATCCATTGACACGGAACCTAGTGATGTTAACCGTTGCTGTGGCGTGTGAAGCGATCATTTCATTCATTGCTACAGCACAACAGCGTAATTTCAGTATCACCCAGAAGGATCTGACTGTTCAATCTCTGTTTTTGTAG
- a CDS encoding Uma2 family endonuclease yields the protein MTITRTKWTIDEYHQMIAAGILDNKRVELLKGEIIEMSPEGEPHAYFSSEAGEYLIRLLGERAMIRLDKPITLPNHSEPEPDIAIVQRLGREYLEHHPNPNNIFWLIEYSNSSLDKDLEIKSKVYAEVNIPEYWVVNLKKRQLVVFRDPQDGEYTTKYTLTVGTIYPVAFPDVAVLVNSIVSN from the coding sequence ATGACCATCACCCGAACAAAATGGACAATAGACGAATACCACCAGATGATTGCGGCGGGTATTTTGGATAATAAGCGTGTGGAGTTACTGAAGGGAGAAATTATCGAGATGTCACCGGAAGGGGAACCCCACGCATATTTTAGTAGTGAAGCAGGGGAATATTTAATTAGGTTGCTGGGCGAGCGCGCAATGATTCGTTTAGATAAGCCAATTACCCTACCTAATCACTCTGAGCCTGAGCCTGACATAGCTATTGTGCAACGATTGGGGCGTGAATATCTAGAGCATCACCCAAATCCCAACAATATTTTTTGGCTGATTGAGTATTCAAACTCTAGCTTAGACAAGGATTTAGAGATAAAAAGTAAAGTTTATGCTGAAGTTAACATTCCTGAATACTGGGTGGTTAACTTAAAAAAAAGGCAGTTGGTAGTATTTCGAGATCCCCAAGATGGGGAGTATACAACAAAATATACACTGACCGTTGGGACTATTTACCCAGTGGCGTTTCCAGATGTAGCTGTATTAGTAAATTCAATAGTCAGTAATTAG